The DNA region CGCCGCCAGAATGCCGATCGGGATGCCGATCAGGCAGGCGATGATGACCGACAGGCCGCACAGGTAAAGCGTGACCATGGCCTTGGCCCACAATCCGACCACGGCAATGAAAGTGGTCATGCTCGCCGTCAACAGGCCGAGACGCCAGCCACCGAGCTGCCAGCCACCGAGACCCACCATCGCCACCACCGCAATCCACGGCAACGACAGCAGGAAGCGCTTGAAAGGCACCATGATATTGAGCAGCAGGAAGTTCTTGAAACTCTCCAGCGCGTCGAAGTAATTGACGTTGATGTAGCGTACCAGGTCGCCCCAGAATGATCCGGTCGTAATCTGCCAGCTTTCGGGGTAGGTGCTAATCGCAGGCAGGTAAATACCCAGCAGCCAGGTCACGCTGACAACGATGACGAAAAGGATCGCGTGCGGATGACGCTGCCACAGGCTTTGCTGCACGCTACTGTGCCGTGGCGGCGGGCGATTGGCGTAAGCCTGGCTCAGGCGATCGAGCGCGATCGCGAGCAGGGTAATGGCCACGCCGGCCTCGACGCCCTCGCCGATTCTGAGGCGTCTGAGTGCGGTCAGCACATCGTGGCCGAGTCCGCCGGCGCCGATCATCGAGGCGATGATAACCATATTTAACGACAGCATGACCACCTGGTTGACCCCGACCATCAGCGAGTGTTTGGCGGACGGCAACAACACCTTCCACAACAACTGGCGACGCGAGCAACCGGCCATCGAGCCAGCTTCGACGATCTCGGTGGTGATATGTTCCAACGCCAGTAGCGTCACCCGCACCATCGGCGGCATCGCGTAGATGATGGTCGCGATCATCGCCGATACCGGGCTGAAACCGAACAACAGCAGCACCGGCACCAGGTAGGCAAACACCGGCACGGTCTGCATCAGGTCGAGAATCGGCACCAGCACCATGCGAAAGCGATGCGAACGGTGACCGAAAATACCAAGCAGCACGCCACCGACGACACCAACCGGCACCGCGATGATGATCGAGCTGAGCGTCACCATCGCGCTGTCCCATTGCCCGAACACCACCAGGTAACCGAAACAGCCACCGACCAGCAACGCCAATTTCCAGTCGCGCACGTAGTGCCCGAACAGCATCACCCCAGCGACCAGCGCCACCCACGAAATCCGCGGGAAAACCTGCACCGCGTCGCTGCCGACTCCGCTTAAAAAACCAGTCGATAACAGGCTTTTGACCAGCGTGTAAGGCTGTTCGACCAGCAACGCAATCCAGCGGGTGAATTCCTTGAAGGTAAACAGGCCCAGGTCGAAGCTGTTGATCAGCCATTTCATGAAACCCGTAATCCAGCCGGCCAGTGGAATTTGCCACGCGCGCGGGTACTTGAATGCCCACGGCAACGACTCCTTCGACAGCATCAGCAGGACGGTAACCCCGATTATCAGACCCCAGAACACAACCCAGCGGTTCAACGTCAACGACGCCGGCGGGGCCACTTGGATCGACGCGTGACTCATTCCTTTTGCTGCGGTGACGAAAGCAAATCAACGACAACATCGCGCGGCAAGGCGCCGACGGTGTTGCCGGCGTCGTCATGTACCGCAAAAACTGCGCCGCGGTCGGCGTTCAGAATCGCATCGAGCTGGGTTTCGATCGAGACATTCGCCAGTACTGTGCCGGCAAAACTGTCGCCATCAACGTCACGCATGATCGCGCCCGCGCTCAACACCTTGGCGCGCGGAATCCCCCGGGTAAATTCTTCGACATAGTCGGTGGCGGGATTGAGTACCAACTGCTCCGGCGTGCCGATCTGGATGATGGCGCCGTCTTTCATGATCGCGATGCGGTCGGCGAGCCGGATTGCCTCGTCGAAATCGTGCGTGATGAAGACGATGGTTTTGTGCAAAACGTTTTGCAGGCGCATGAACTCGTCCTGCATTTCGCGGCGGATCAACGGATCGAGCGCAGAGAAAGGTTCGTCGAGAAACCATATATCAGGCTCGGCCGCGAGCGAACGTGCGATGCCAACGCGCTGCTGTTGCCCGCCCGACAGTTCCCGTGGGTAATACTGTTCGCGCCCTTCCAGCCCCACCAGCTTGACGACTTCGAGCGCACGTTGTTCACGTTCTGCCCTGCCGAGACCCTGGACTTCGAGCGGCAACGCAACATTACCGAGTACGGTGCGGTTAGGCAGCAACGCGAAGTGCTGAAACACCATGCCCATCTTATGCCGGCGCATGTCGATCAGTTCCGCCTCGCCGACTTTCATCAGGTCCTCGGATTCAAAGTAGATTTCCCCGGTACTGGGTTCGATCAATCGCGTCATGCAACGCAGCAGGGTCGACTTGCCCGAGCCGGACAAGCCCATGATGACGAAGGTTTCACCTTCAAATACGTCGAAACTGGCATCGCGTACCGCGCCGATATAACCGCCATCGTCGAACGCGGCCTCGTCCACGCTACCGTCGGCGGCAATCAGCGACGCGACGTTGGGCCCGAAAACCTTCCACACATGTTTGCAGCTTATCTTGATCGAGGATTCGGTTGCATGCGGGCGATCGCTCGCTGGCAGGTCGGGCATCAATACCTCATCCGGAACAACCGGGAATCGTCGTCATAACATAGCAAAGCTGGGCCGGTGTAATGCCCGCGACCCAGCTTTAACGGATTGCCGCTTTACCTGATCCAGGCCTTCCAGGTGGATTCGTTGTCGCGCATCCACTTGGCAACGGTCTCGTCTACCGACTTGCCTTCGAGGTCCACCTCGACGATCATCTGGCTCATCGCGGCATTGTCGATTTTGAAATTACGCACCGCCTTGTAAGCGCCCGGCCATTTCTTCTCGCCGTCTTTCCAGCCGACCTTCTTGATCCAGCCGAAAGGCTTGCCGCAATCGTAGGCCATGCTCTTGTTCATGCCCCAGCTCGCGTCTTCATAGCAGGCATCGGTGTACTCGGGAAACTCGACCCATTCACCCTCGTACTTGGCCACCGCCCAGTGCGGAGCATAAACCCACAGCAAAATAGGCGCCTTGCGTTGAATCGCCGATTCGAGTTCAGAGAACAGTGCCGCATCGGTGCCGGCATGCACGACTTCGTAGTCGAGCTCGAGGGCTTCGACGCGCTCGTCATCGAACCCGGCCCAGGTGACCGGTCCGCCAAGATAACGCCCCTTCGGCGCAGTCTCGGGTGTCGAGAAGGCTTGTGCGCAATCGTTCAGTGCTTTCCAGTCGGGCAGTCCGGGGCAGCGGTCTTTCATATACATCGGATACCACCACTCCTCCTTGGCATCCATTCCGGTTTCGCCGAGATCGACGGTCTTGCCGGTCGCGAGCGATGCATCCATCGCCTGCTTGCCGGTGGTCTCCCACATTTCCATCGCGATGTGCAAATCGCCGGACTCGAGACCGGCGAACTGTGCGATGTAGTCGGCCTGGACATACTCGATGTTATAACCGGCCTTTTTCAACACCTCGCCCATCAGTGTCGTGGTCAGGTACTGCCCGGTCCAGTCGTGCAGGGTCAGTTTGATCGGATCTTTCG from Gammaproteobacteria bacterium includes:
- a CDS encoding betaine/proline/choline family ABC transporter ATP-binding protein (Members of the family are the ATP-binding subunit of ABC transporters for substrates such as betaine, L-proline or other amino acids, choline, carnitine, etc. The substrate specificity is best determined from the substrate-binding subunit, rather than this subunit, as it interacts with the permease subunit and not with substrate directly.), whose product is MPDLPASDRPHATESSIKISCKHVWKVFGPNVASLIAADGSVDEAAFDDGGYIGAVRDASFDVFEGETFVIMGLSGSGKSTLLRCMTRLIEPSTGEIYFESEDLMKVGEAELIDMRRHKMGMVFQHFALLPNRTVLGNVALPLEVQGLGRAEREQRALEVVKLVGLEGREQYYPRELSGGQQQRVGIARSLAAEPDIWFLDEPFSALDPLIRREMQDEFMRLQNVLHKTIVFITHDFDEAIRLADRIAIMKDGAIIQIGTPEQLVLNPATDYVEEFTRGIPRAKVLSAGAIMRDVDGDSFAGTVLANVSIETQLDAILNADRGAVFAVHDDAGNTVGALPRDVVVDLLSSPQQKE
- a CDS encoding ABC transporter substrate-binding protein, with protein sequence MNKKSSYVPLKALLFAVFAALALPAGAVESKDPIKLTLHDWTGQYLTTTLMGEVLKKAGYNIEYVQADYIAQFAGLESGDLHIAMEMWETTGKQAMDASLATGKTVDLGETGMDAKEEWWYPMYMKDRCPGLPDWKALNDCAQAFSTPETAPKGRYLGGPVTWAGFDDERVEALELDYEVVHAGTDAALFSELESAIQRKAPILLWVYAPHWAVAKYEGEWVEFPEYTDACYEDASWGMNKSMAYDCGKPFGWIKKVGWKDGEKKWPGAYKAVRNFKIDNAAMSQMIVEVDLEGKSVDETVAKWMRDNESTWKAWIR
- a CDS encoding ABC transporter permease subunit → MNRWVVFWGLIIGVTVLLMLSKESLPWAFKYPRAWQIPLAGWITGFMKWLINSFDLGLFTFKEFTRWIALLVEQPYTLVKSLLSTGFLSGVGSDAVQVFPRISWVALVAGVMLFGHYVRDWKLALLVGGCFGYLVVFGQWDSAMVTLSSIIIAVPVGVVGGVLLGIFGHRSHRFRMVLVPILDLMQTVPVFAYLVPVLLLFGFSPVSAMIATIIYAMPPMVRVTLLALEHITTEIVEAGSMAGCSRRQLLWKVLLPSAKHSLMVGVNQVVMLSLNMVIIASMIGAGGLGHDVLTALRRLRIGEGVEAGVAITLLAIALDRLSQAYANRPPPRHSSVQQSLWQRHPHAILFVIVVSVTWLLGIYLPAISTYPESWQITTGSFWGDLVRYINVNYFDALESFKNFLLLNIMVPFKRFLLSLPWIAVVAMVGLGGWQLGGWRLGLLTASMTTFIAVVGLWAKAMVTLYLCGLSVIIACLIGIPIGILAA